The DNA region GCTGCCGAGGACCGGAGCGGCGGCGATCCCACCCGCGAAGGCGACGTAGCTGCGCACACCCCGCGTCGCGGCGCCCACCTCCAGCAGTGCTCCGGCGGGCAGCCGCACCGGGGCGGCCCAGGCGGCGGGCCGCCCGTCGACCCGCACCGCGCACGGTGCGCCGGCCACGGCGACCGTCACCGCGCGATCCACCCGCACCGCGCAGCCGAGCACGGTGGTCTCCAGGGTGGCCGCCGTCGCGGGGTTGCCGACCAGGCGGTTGGCGAGCCGGTGGGCGGGCTGGTCGAGCGCGCCGGAGCGCGGCACGCCCAGGTGCGCGTGCCCGGGCCGGCCGAGGTCCTGGACGGTCGTCAGCAGGCCTGCGCTCATCACGGTTACGGTCATGCGTCCTCGATCACGCTTCCCTCGAATGCGAATCCTCGGTCAGGCTTCCTCGATCACGAACCGGACCCGGGTCCCCGGGCTGAACAGTGCGGCGCGTTCGCGGGACGGGTCCCACAGCACGGCGTCGGTGTGTCCGATCAGCTGCCAGCCGCCCGGTGAGGAGCGCGGGTAGGCGCCGGTGTAACGGCCGGCGAGGGCGATCGCCCCGGTCGGGACGGCGGGGCGCGGGACGGCCCGCCGGGGCACCCGGTAGCGCTCGGGCAGGCCGGTCAGGTAGCCGAAGCCGGGGGCGAAGCCGCTGAAGGCGACGCGGAACTCGGTCGCGGAGTGGATGCGCGCGACCTCCTCCTCGGCGACGCCCCACAGCGCGGCGACCTCCGCGACGTCGGCGCCGTCGTAGCGCACCGGGATGGTCACGGTCTCGTCGCTGGTCGCCCGCAGCGGCGGTACGTGCCAGTCGGCCAACTCGGCGGCCAGGGCCTCGGGGTCGGCCACCCCGTCGAGCAGGACGGTCCGTTCGGCGGGCACGACCTCGGTGACGGGCGGGAGTTGGGACGCCGCGCGTCGGCGCTGGAGTTCGGCGTGGAAGGCCATCGTCTCGTCGGCGTCGTCGAGCTCGACCAGGAGCGCGTCCAGGCCGACCCGCAGGACCCGGATGTTCACCCCGTTCGCCGCGTTCACCGCGTTCACCGTGTTCACCGTGTTCGTCGCGTTCGCCCCTGTCCGTCTGCCGCTCCGCTCGGCGCTCATGCGAACGCCTCGACCCGGACTCCGGCCGTCCACAGGGCAGTTCGGACCCGGCGGGCGAGGTCCGCCGCCCCGGGGGTGTCGCCGTGCACGCACAGCGAACGGGCCCGCAGCCGGATCCGGTCGCCGGTGTGCGCCGTGACCTCGCCGTCCCGGGCGATGGCGACCGAGCGGTCGACGACGGCGTCGGGGTCGTGGACGACCGCGTCGGGTTCACGACGGGGCACGAGCGTGCCGTGCGGGGTGTAGGCGCGGTCGGCGAACGCCTCGGCGACCACCGGCAGTCCGGCCCGTCCGGCGGCCTCGTGCAGCCGGGAACCGGGCAGTCCGAGGACGGGAAGACCCGGTGCGGCCAGCCGGACGCCGCCGACCACCGCCTCCGCCTGTTCCTCGTCGTGCACCGTCCGGTTGTACAGCGCGCCGTGCGGTTTGACGTACGCCACCCGCGCTCCGGCCGCCCGCGCGAACACCTGCAACGCCCCGATCTGGTAAGCGACTTCGTCGGCGAGCTGGTCGGGCGGAACGTCCATCGCCCGGCGCCCGAACCCGGCGAGGTCCCGGTAGGAGACCTGCGCGCCGATCCGCACGCCCCGCTCGGCGGCCAGCTCGCACACCCGCCGCATGGTGGTCGGGTCCCCGGCGTGGAAGCCGCAGGCGACGTTGGCGCTGGTGACCACCGACAGCAGGGCGTCGTCGTCGGTGAGCGTCCAGCGGCCGAAGCCCTCGCCGAGGTCGGCGTTGAGGTCGACGACCGTGACGGGAGGGCGCTCGGCCGGTGTCATCTCGCGCCGTCCGTCATCGCGCTCCCCGCCGTTGCGTCCCCCGCCATCGAGCCGTCGGTCATGACGCTGTCCGCCATCGCGCTCCCCGCCATCGCGCTCCCCGCCATCGCCCGGACGATCACCGCGCGAGCGTCGTTCAGGTAGCTGGTCAGCTCCACCTCGGCGTCGTCGATCTCGCCCGACTCCAGCAGCCCGGTGAGCGTCTGGTTGCGGCGCAGGAACGGCGCGTGCAGCCCGCGCGCCGACGGGACGGCGGCGAAGGCCAGGCGCAGCTCGGCCACCAGGCGGGCCATGCACTCGTCGATCCGCTCGCTGCCGGCGATCCCCGCGACGGCCTGGTGGAAGTGCAGGTCGGCGGTGCCGACGGTGACCCAGTCGCCGATCGCCTCGGCGGCCTCCGCGCGGTTCAGCGCGGCCCGCACCGCGGCCAGGCGCTCGGGCGCCGCGCAGCGCAGGGAGCGCACACCGGCCGTCTCCAGGGCGAGGCGCAGGGTGTAGATGTCGGCGACGTCGGCCGGTTCGAGGATCCGGACGAACACGCCGCGATTCAGCTCGTGCACGACCAGCCGCTCGTCGGCCAGCAGCCGGAACGCCTCGCGGAGCGTGTTGCGCGAGACGGTGAGCGCCTCGCCGAGCGCTTCCTCCGACAGTCGGGTGCCGGGGGCGAGCAGGCCCTCGGTGATGTGGTCGCGCAGCACCTCGGCCACCCGTTGGGCGGCGCTGGCACGTTCGAGCCGGCCCCGGTCGGCCGCGAGCGCGTCGAAAACCCCGGTCACGTTCCACCTCCTGAACTCTTGTCGGATTGTTCCACAATCCCCTAGCCTCGCGGCAACCCCCGCAGGGTCGCGGCCCACCCAGCCGTGACCTCCTCCGTCCGTGGTGCCGCAGACCGTGGTGCCGCGGACGGCCATCCTCGGGGCGCAGGCCCTCTGAAAGGCGGTCAGGAACATGATCGTGCTCGTCGGCATCCTCGTCGTGGTGGCCGGGTTCGCCACCCGGCGAAATCCGCTCCTCGTCGTCGGCGCCGCCGGCGTCCTCACCGGACTGCTGGGCGGGATGAGCCCGCTGAAGGTCCTGGACGCCTTCGGCACCGGCTTCGCCTCCAGCCGCTCGGTGACCGTCTTCGCCGTCACCCTGCCGGTGATCGGCCTGCTGGAACGCCACGGCCTGCAGGAACAGGCCCGCACCCTGATGAACAAGCTCGCCAGGGCCAGCGCCGGACGCGTGCTCGCGGTCTACCTGGTGCTCCGCCAACTCACCGCCGCCTTCGGCCTCACCGGCCTCGGCGGACCGGCCCCGGCCGTACGTCCGATGGTCGTACCGATGGCCGAGGCCGCCGCCGAACGCCGCCACGGCACCCTGACCGACAAGGCCCGCGAACGCCTGCGCTCCTTCGCCGCGAGCGCCGACAACGTCGGCCTGTTCTTCGGCGAGGACTGCTTCCTCGCCGTCGGCTCGATCCTCCTGATCACCGGTTTCGTCAACGCGACCTACCACGCCGCCCTGGAGCCGGTGCAGCTCGCCCTGTGGGCCATCCCCACCGCGGTCTGCGCCACCCTCATCCACGGCGCGCGCCTGCTGCGCCTGGACCACACCCTCGCCCGCGACCTGCCCGCCACCGGGCCGGGCCAGGCGGCCACCGCAGACCAGCCGACCACCGCCGACCGCATCGAGGAGACGAGCAAGTGATCAAGGTCGAGTGGCTGTACTGGCTGGTCGGAGCCGTCTTCCTCGCGATGGCCGCCCAGATGGCGGTGGACCGCGGCAACCCCAGGCGTTACGGCAGCGCCGCCTTCTGGGGCCTGCTCGGCGCGAGCTTCGTCTACGGCACCTGGGTCGCCGACAAGAGCGCCCCCGCCGCACCGCTCGGCGTCGCCGTCCTGGCGATGATCTGCCTGGCCGGCTTCGGCTTCACCGGTCGCGGCACCCCCACGGCCGCCGCCCCCGAACAGCGGTCCGTCTCCGCCGCCCGCCTGGGCAATCGACTGTTCATCCCCGCGCT from Kitasatospora cathayae includes:
- a CDS encoding LamB/YcsF family protein; amino-acid sequence: MTPAERPPVTVVDLNADLGEGFGRWTLTDDDALLSVVTSANVACGFHAGDPTTMRRVCELAAERGVRIGAQVSYRDLAGFGRRAMDVPPDQLADEVAYQIGALQVFARAAGARVAYVKPHGALYNRTVHDEEQAEAVVGGVRLAAPGLPVLGLPGSRLHEAAGRAGLPVVAEAFADRAYTPHGTLVPRREPDAVVHDPDAVVDRSVAIARDGEVTAHTGDRIRLRARSLCVHGDTPGAADLARRVRTALWTAGVRVEAFA
- a CDS encoding GntR family transcriptional regulator, translated to MTGVFDALAADRGRLERASAAQRVAEVLRDHITEGLLAPGTRLSEEALGEALTVSRNTLREAFRLLADERLVVHELNRGVFVRILEPADVADIYTLRLALETAGVRSLRCAAPERLAAVRAALNRAEAAEAIGDWVTVGTADLHFHQAVAGIAGSERIDECMARLVAELRLAFAAVPSARGLHAPFLRRNQTLTGLLESGEIDDAEVELTSYLNDARAVIVRAMAGSAMAGSAMADSVMTDGSMAGDATAGSAMTDGAR
- a CDS encoding DUF969 domain-containing protein → MIVLVGILVVVAGFATRRNPLLVVGAAGVLTGLLGGMSPLKVLDAFGTGFASSRSVTVFAVTLPVIGLLERHGLQEQARTLMNKLARASAGRVLAVYLVLRQLTAAFGLTGLGGPAPAVRPMVVPMAEAAAERRHGTLTDKARERLRSFAASADNVGLFFGEDCFLAVGSILLITGFVNATYHAALEPVQLALWAIPTAVCATLIHGARLLRLDHTLARDLPATGPGQAATADQPTTADRIEETSK
- a CDS encoding 5-oxoprolinase subunit B family protein; this translates as MRVLRVGLDALLVELDDADETMAFHAELQRRRAASQLPPVTEVVPAERTVLLDGVADPEALAAELADWHVPPLRATSDETVTIPVRYDGADVAEVAALWGVAEEEVARIHSATEFRVAFSGFAPGFGYLTGLPERYRVPRRAVPRPAVPTGAIALAGRYTGAYPRSSPGGWQLIGHTDAVLWDPSRERAALFSPGTRVRFVIEEA